A window of Campylobacter lari subsp. lari contains these coding sequences:
- a CDS encoding methyl-accepting chemotaxis protein yields MQNVSHKTSEVIAQSEEIKNVTSIIGDIADQINLLALNAAIEAARAGEHGRGFAVVADEVRNLAERTQKSLGEIEANTNILVQSINEMGESIKEQTTGITQINDAVAQIDHVTQENLKIANDSAAISENVNKIANDILEDAKKKRF; encoded by the coding sequence ATGCAAAATGTATCTCATAAAACAAGTGAAGTAATAGCTCAAAGTGAAGAGATTAAAAATGTTACTTCTATAATAGGAGATATAGCTGATCAAATTAATCTACTTGCATTAAATGCTGCTATAGAAGCTGCAAGAGCTGGAGAGCATGGTAGAGGATTTGCTGTTGTTGCTGATGAAGTTAGAAATTTAGCTGAGAGAACTCAAAAGTCTTTAGGTGAGATAGAAGCTAATACTAATATCTTAGTTCAATCTATTAATGAAATGGGTGAAAGTATTAAAGAACAAACTACAGGTATTACTCAAATCAATGATGCTGTAGCTCAAATTGATCATGTAACACAAGAAAATCTTAAAATAGCTAATGATAGTGCTGCAATATCTGAAAATGTAAATAAAATAGCCAATGATATTTTAGAGGATGCTAAGAAGAAG